The Rickettsia helvetica genome has a segment encoding these proteins:
- the nagZ gene encoding beta-N-acetylhexosaminidase — protein MTIRQMVKPVIIGISGPELTDAERELFEEHNPLGVILFRRNIRKNDNGEQDKEALIKLIADIKEVLGENTIISIDQEGGRVKRFIAPTFYDAPAAQTFVDVQECKQNYSNIGKELREVGINLDFAPVADLIHEGADKIVGDRSFGSEPEVVVPLCLAAIDGLQEEKVRACIKHIPGHGRATVDSHKKLPIVDASIEELEKTDFKVFKELAKHDNIKLAMTAHIIYKALDPNNPATLSKIVIDYIKSNIGFKGLIIADAIDMKALSGNMKDITKGVLDAGVDIVLECTGEFNKMSEVLGSVLEGSIDKFSDLFIA, from the coding sequence ATGACAATAAGACAAATGGTAAAGCCGGTAATTATAGGTATATCAGGTCCTGAATTAACCGATGCCGAAAGAGAATTATTTGAAGAGCATAATCCTTTAGGTGTAATTTTATTCCGTCGTAATATTAGAAAGAATGATAACGGTGAGCAGGATAAAGAAGCCCTTATTAAGCTTATTGCAGATATAAAAGAAGTATTAGGGGAAAATACTATCATCTCTATAGATCAAGAGGGCGGTAGGGTAAAAAGGTTCATAGCACCGACTTTTTATGACGCTCCGGCTGCTCAAACTTTTGTTGATGTGCAAGAGTGCAAACAAAACTATAGCAATATAGGCAAAGAGCTGAGAGAAGTAGGAATTAATTTAGATTTTGCACCGGTAGCGGATTTGATCCATGAAGGAGCAGACAAGATAGTCGGAGATAGAAGTTTTGGCTCAGAGCCGGAAGTAGTCGTACCTTTATGTTTAGCTGCTATAGACGGATTACAAGAAGAGAAAGTCAGGGCTTGCATCAAGCATATTCCTGGTCATGGTAGAGCTACGGTGGATAGCCATAAAAAATTACCGATTGTCGATGCTAGTATAGAAGAGTTAGAAAAAACAGATTTTAAAGTATTTAAAGAGTTAGCGAAGCACGATAATATTAAGCTCGCTATGACGGCACATATAATTTACAAAGCTCTTGATCCAAACAACCCCGCGACTCTATCTAAAATAGTTATTGATTATATTAAAAGTAATATTGGTTTTAAAGGGCTTATTATTGCCGATGCAATAGATATGAAAGCTTTAAGCGGTAATATGAAAGATATTACTAAAGGAGTTTTAGATGCAGGCGTAGATATAGTACTTGAATGTACCGGAGAATTTAATAAAATGTCTGAAGTTTTAGGTAGTGTTTTGGAAGGTTCTATAGATAAATTTTCTGACTTATTTATTGCTTAA
- the bcp gene encoding thioredoxin-dependent thiol peroxidase produces the protein MTLEVGKKAPDLSLHIGKDKVIKLSDLKGKFVVLYFYPKDDTPGCTIEAQDFNKLKPEFDKLNTVIIGVSKDKLDSHDKFKEKYSLGFDLASDANSNLCEQLGVWIEKSMFGKKYMGIDRATFLLDKEGVVKHIWRSVNAKNHAQEVLEKLRNMFS, from the coding sequence ATGACATTAGAAGTAGGAAAAAAAGCTCCTGATTTATCTTTACACATAGGTAAAGATAAAGTAATTAAACTATCGGATTTAAAAGGAAAATTCGTAGTATTATATTTTTATCCGAAAGATGATACACCTGGATGTACTATTGAAGCACAAGATTTTAACAAGCTAAAACCGGAATTTGATAAACTTAATACGGTAATTATCGGAGTATCCAAAGATAAGCTTGACTCTCATGATAAATTTAAAGAAAAATATAGTTTAGGATTTGATTTAGCCTCTGATGCAAATTCAAATTTATGTGAACAATTAGGGGTATGGATAGAAAAATCAATGTTCGGTAAAAAATATATGGGCATTGATAGAGCTACATTTTTACTTGATAAAGAAGGCGTTGTTAAGCATATTTGGCGATCGGTAAATGCTAAAAATCACGCTCAAGAAGTACTTGAAAAATTAAGGAATATGTTTTCTTAA
- a CDS encoding lipid A biosynthesis lauroyl acyltransferase has protein sequence MKKFLKKLRYLIEYFIVVIFLKVVGIFGIDKAADICSFIARKVGILFAVNKIARRNIKAVFGDMCDVEKIIDQTWDNFGRFIGEFTYVDKMDEAELERRIKIIGIENIKKLEGQPFLLFSGHFANWDISLKILHKSYPKVAVIYRKANNPYVNKLVNESRAGDKLRLIPKGPEGSRALVRAIKESESIVMLVDQKMNDGIEVPFLGHPAMTANAIAKIALQYKYPIIPCQIIRTKGSYFKVIVHPQLKFEQTGDNKADCYNIMLNINQMLGKWVKQNPSQWFWFHNRWKK, from the coding sequence ATGAAAAAATTTTTAAAAAAGCTCAGATATTTAATTGAGTATTTTATCGTCGTTATATTCCTTAAAGTAGTAGGAATATTCGGTATAGATAAAGCGGCAGATATTTGTAGTTTTATAGCAAGAAAAGTCGGTATATTATTTGCCGTTAATAAAATTGCTAGACGCAATATTAAAGCAGTATTCGGCGATATGTGTGATGTTGAAAAAATCATAGATCAGACTTGGGATAATTTCGGTAGGTTTATCGGTGAATTTACATATGTCGACAAGATGGATGAAGCCGAGTTAGAGCGTAGAATCAAAATAATCGGTATAGAAAATATTAAAAAACTTGAAGGACAACCCTTTTTATTATTTAGCGGTCACTTTGCCAATTGGGATATTAGTCTTAAGATTCTTCATAAATCTTATCCGAAAGTTGCCGTAATTTATCGTAAAGCAAATAACCCGTATGTTAACAAGTTGGTTAATGAAAGCCGTGCCGGTGATAAATTAAGACTTATACCGAAAGGTCCTGAAGGTAGCAGAGCTTTAGTTAGGGCTATCAAGGAGAGCGAATCTATTGTTATGCTTGTTGATCAAAAAATGAATGATGGAATTGAAGTGCCTTTTTTAGGGCATCCTGCTATGACTGCAAACGCCATTGCTAAAATTGCTTTGCAGTATAAATATCCAATTATACCTTGTCAAATCATTAGAACTAAAGGCAGTTATTTTAAAGTAATAGTTCACCCGCAATTAAAGTTTGAACAAACCGGTGATAATAAAGCCGATTGCTATAATATTATGCTTAATATTAATCAAATGCTAGGAAAATGGGTTAAGCAAAATCCTTCTCAATGGTTTTGGTTTCACAATAGATGGAAGAAATGA
- the lpxK gene encoding tetraacyldisaccharide 4'-kinase produces the protein MIKLLYPKFWQRRNIIAYLLLPISLIYQFLGYLRASLARPIMLPAKVICVGNCSVGGTGKTQIVMYLAKLLKARNVSFIIITKGYGSKLKNSAIVNARHTATEVGDEGVILAKHGTVIATKNIKEILPLISKFKPDVIIVDDFLQNPHFHKDFTIVSVDSQRLFGNGFLIPAGPLRQYPNKALDAADLIFLVSSTNDKIPNILTPYVNKLINAQIVPSNNIDKTKNYFAFSGIGNPEHFFSTLKNYGLNITGYKIFPDHYNYLQADLENLYSLAKEHNTTLITTRKDHVKFNDLNNNIVCLDVELSINNSDLLNEKIFKKAQIFN, from the coding sequence ATGATCAAACTTTTATATCCTAAATTTTGGCAGAGGCGAAATATTATAGCTTATTTGCTTTTGCCTATAAGCTTGATATATCAATTTTTAGGCTATTTACGAGCTAGTTTAGCCCGTCCTATTATGTTGCCTGCTAAAGTTATTTGTGTCGGTAATTGTAGCGTAGGAGGTACGGGTAAGACGCAGATAGTAATGTATCTAGCCAAATTACTAAAAGCTAGAAATGTAAGTTTTATAATAATTACTAAGGGTTATGGTAGCAAGCTTAAAAACTCAGCTATTGTAAATGCAAGACATACTGCTACAGAGGTAGGAGATGAGGGAGTAATACTTGCAAAGCATGGAACAGTTATTGCTACTAAAAATATCAAAGAGATTTTACCGTTAATTAGCAAGTTTAAACCTGATGTAATAATAGTTGATGATTTCCTACAAAATCCTCATTTTCATAAAGATTTTACTATAGTTTCAGTAGATAGCCAAAGGCTTTTCGGCAACGGCTTTCTAATTCCTGCCGGTCCTTTAAGACAATATCCAAATAAAGCCCTTGATGCAGCTGATTTAATTTTTTTAGTCAGTAGCACCAATGATAAAATACCAAATATTTTAACTCCTTATGTCAATAAGTTAATAAATGCTCAAATAGTTCCTTCAAATAATATAGATAAAACTAAAAATTATTTTGCTTTTAGCGGCATCGGTAATCCTGAGCATTTCTTTTCTACTTTAAAAAATTACGGATTAAATATAACCGGTTACAAAATTTTTCCTGATCATTATAATTATTTACAAGCAGATTTAGAAAATTTATATTCATTAGCTAAAGAGCATAATACTACCTTAATTACTACAAGAAAAGATCATGTTAAGTTTAATGATTTAAACAATAATATTGTCTGTCTAGATGTAGAACTATCTATAAACAACTCTGATTTATTAAATGAAAAAATTTTTAAAAAAGCTCAGATATTTAATTGA